The following proteins are encoded in a genomic region of Drosophila bipectinata strain 14024-0381.07 chromosome XL, DbipHiC1v2, whole genome shotgun sequence:
- the LOC108119539 gene encoding uncharacterized protein, protein MTSALVLLITTVLHFGLRGSCFLTLDNFPVVPGTVYAGHIAYCAVLHFLHDIEILPSRYRNRMGWLAAFLLELVLGVAVMEVLALWLWCSVERIAHLTILLVLRRYGGLSAQFIQQWEAVIMGGVMTSLAIVLWLNAYVATDPVANDPPAANPTPSPRSTAIAAASIKTKPKSRSHTKEKRRSKGQEEFETKEPDDNVQDLWNPEELKDLEASQEDEEVPELVPMQPLEDQNLDKDGAVKLRGTELRVFKDPELQSEFEHGSTTEC, encoded by the coding sequence ATGACGTCCGCCTTGGTGCTCCTGATCACCACCGTGCTGCACTTCGGCCTGCGCGGCAGCTGCTTCCTGACCCTCGATAACTTCCCGGTGGTGCCGGGCACCGTTTACGCCGGACACATCGCCTACTGCGCCGTGCTGCACTTCCTGCACGACATTGAGATCCTGCCCAGCCGCTATCGCAACCGCATGGGGTGGCTGGCCGCCTTCCTGCTGGAACTGGTGCTGGGCGTGGCCGTGATGGAGGTCCTGGCCTTGTGGCTGTGGTGCAGTGTGGAGCGCATCGCCCACTTGACCATTCTCCTCGTGCTGCGCCGGTACGGTGGCTTGTCCGCCCAGTTCATACAGCAGTGGGAGGCGGTCATCATGGGCGGAGTCATGACATCGCTGGCGATTGTGCTGTGGCTGAACGCCTACGTTGCCACGGATCCTGTAGCTAATGACCCACCAGCTGCAAACCCGACCCCGTCACCCAGGTCGACTGCGATCGCCGCTGCCAGTATCAAGACGAAGCCCAAGAGCCGTTCCCATACCAAGGAGAAGCGCCGCTCTAAGGGGCAGGAGGAGTTTGAAACAAAGGAGCCCGATGATAATGTACAGGATCTCTGGAATCCGGAGGAGCTTAAGGACCTGGAGGCTTCGCAGGAGGACGAGGAGGTACCGGAACTGGTGCCGATGCAACCACTGGAGGACCAGAACCTCGACAAGGATGGGGCGGTGAAGCTTCGCGGGACGGAGCTGCGAGTCTTCAAGGATCCGGAGCTGCAGTCCGAGTTCGAACACGGCTCCACCACTGAGTGCTAG